The Prinia subflava isolate CZ2003 ecotype Zambia chromosome 18, Cam_Psub_1.2, whole genome shotgun sequence genome has a window encoding:
- the LOC134559944 gene encoding interleukin-8-like codes for MDGKSVAVALVLYLVSMAGSEGKALEKTDERGSQCQCLSTHSRFISPKTIQDVRLSQRGPHCKNVEIIATLKDGRKVCVEPTAPWIQLTIKALLGRARDNVEPPVKERSRKNKPWISVSI; via the exons ATGGATGGCAAATCTGTTGCTGTTGCTTTGGTTCTCTATTTGGTCTCAATGGCGGGGTCAGAAg GTAAGGCTCTGGAGAAGACAGATGAAAGAGGCTCCCAGTGCCAATGCCTAAGCACTCATTCCAGGTTCATCTCTCCCAAGACTATTCAGGATGTGAGATTAAGCCAAAGAGGACCTCACTGCAAAAATGTGGAAATCAT AGCTACACTGAAAGATGGCAGGAAAGTGTGCGTGGAACCCACTGCGCCCTGGATCCAGCTCACTATAAAGGCTCTACTGGGCAG GGCCAGGGACAATGTTGAGCCACCAGTCAAAGAAAGgtcaaggaaaaataaaccttgGATTTCTGTGAGcatatga
- the LOC134559942 gene encoding C-X-C motif chemokine 3-like isoform X1: MSLLNKVLSINEKQFCGHEGKGAYPLTCDSVHRSISQVWSFRGYDPPVMLECPGWPGQDISTAGLRAQALATPGSARAHSTTEPGPGHTRKTRSCIMIGKTVAVVLILLLISALGTQGEAVPRSAIELRCQCINTHSRFIHPKFIQNVNLTPSGPHCKNVEVIATLRDGREVCLEPTASWVNLIIKAILHKANTKPSTVS; this comes from the exons ATGTCTTTACTTAATAAAGTGCTTTCTATTAATGAGAAGCAATTTTGTGGTCATGAAGGGAAAGGGGCTTACCCACTCACCTGTGATTCAGTGCACAGGAGCATCTCGCAGGTTTGGAGTTTCCGTGGGTATGACCCACCCGTGATGCTGGAGTGCCCCGGGTGGCCTGGACAGGATATAAGCACAGCTGGTCTCAGAGCACAGGCACTTGCCACCCCGGGATCTGCCAGAGCTCACTCCACCACAGAACCAGGCCCAGGCCACACGAGAAAGACACGCTCTTGCATCATGATTGGCAAGACTGTGGCTGTTGTCCTGATCCTGCTCCTGATCTCAGCACTTGGAACGCAAG gtgaGGCAGTGCCACGTTCAGCCATTGAACTCCGGTGCCAGTGCATAAACACCCATTCCAGGTTCATCCATCCCAAGTTCATCCAAAACGTGAACCTCACCCCCAGTGGACCTCACTGCAAGAATGTTGAAGTCAT AGCTACCCTGAGAGATGGCAGAGAAGTGTGCCTGGAGCCCACTGCTTCCTGGGTGAATCTGATAATCAAGGCAATTCTGCACAA gGCCAACACCAAACCTTCAACAGTGTcctaa
- the LOC134559942 gene encoding interleukin-8-like isoform X2, translated as MKQQEMKERRGKSNEKKLHRSISQVWSFRGYDPPVMLECPGWPGQDISTAGLRAQALATPGSARAHSTTEPGPGHTRKTRSCIMIGKTVAVVLILLLISALGTQGEAVPRSAIELRCQCINTHSRFIHPKFIQNVNLTPSGPHCKNVEVIATLRDGREVCLEPTASWVNLIIKAILHKANTKPSTVS; from the exons ATGAAACaacaggaaatgaaagaaagaagaggaaaatccaATGAAAAGAAAC TGCACAGGAGCATCTCGCAGGTTTGGAGTTTCCGTGGGTATGACCCACCCGTGATGCTGGAGTGCCCCGGGTGGCCTGGACAGGATATAAGCACAGCTGGTCTCAGAGCACAGGCACTTGCCACCCCGGGATCTGCCAGAGCTCACTCCACCACAGAACCAGGCCCAGGCCACACGAGAAAGACACGCTCTTGCATCATGATTGGCAAGACTGTGGCTGTTGTCCTGATCCTGCTCCTGATCTCAGCACTTGGAACGCAAG gtgaGGCAGTGCCACGTTCAGCCATTGAACTCCGGTGCCAGTGCATAAACACCCATTCCAGGTTCATCCATCCCAAGTTCATCCAAAACGTGAACCTCACCCCCAGTGGACCTCACTGCAAGAATGTTGAAGTCAT AGCTACCCTGAGAGATGGCAGAGAAGTGTGCCTGGAGCCCACTGCTTCCTGGGTGAATCTGATAATCAAGGCAATTCTGCACAA gGCCAACACCAAACCTTCAACAGTGTcctaa